In Nakaseomyces glabratus chromosome I, complete sequence, the sequence CCATAATGCAtgagcaaaaaaaaaacctgGCATGTCGATCATTGTCAAAAATTAGTGTGCATGTAGTTCTTTCTCGAAACCAGAGGAAAAATGAGATTGGCAACAGGGTGGCCAAACGGTCTTGTCATTGACTTGCCGTGAACGTCGACAATTGGTGCTGTACTGTTTCCAAGTTTCAAGGAAAGGGAGTAAATGATTGTCCTACGTTAGTTGCCTTCTGCTGTTACACTGTGTTGCGTGGCGTTTTTTCCATCCCGTGTAATAATAATCTGTCAGATGGCAAGCAGGCAGATGTGACAGGGCTGGTTATATTGCCTAAACATGAACCAAACTGGAAAATATACCGTTCCTACGAGAGTCAATAACTCCCAGTACAAGATGTCATTAAGGAGAAGTTCTTCCCAATCCATTACTCAGATGCTGTGTGGTGAGAATACATCAGTACAGTGTTTGGAGAATGAGTGAGACTGTTGGTTATGGTGATATAATTGACCGAAATATGATAAAAGAACGTAGAGCACAATTACCCTTGAATGATTATAAATTCCGTTCAAGACATCGCATAAATACACCAGTAgcaaaatattgataaatgATTATTGGAGTTGATTTGAAATCCAAGCTGTAACTTTCAGTTGAAAAGTTACCTTAACCTTATCGAATAGGTCAGGCTCTTTCATGCATCAAATTACCCTAACACTAGTAGCTAATATGTATTCTATTCTATCTTATAAATGAAATGTGATTCCACAGAATTTTGGGATTAACAATCTTTATGCTATTTTAGATGCTATTTCTATACAATTTATATACAAGTAGAATGCATTATAATACTGTTTTGTTATACCACTCGAAACCATGCCATAAAGGAACACTGTAACTCTTGTTTAAACAATATAAGAATAGCGAAGTTTCTCATCAATTAGGACCAAAAATCTACCAGAAAGAATGCCCCATTAACTAAACCAGCTTTGACAGTAGTATACCAGTAGCAACACTTACATTTAAAGAGTCCACAGTTGAATTGTTAGTCATTTGGGGTATTGCGACGAGAAAATCACTTCTTTGCTTCAAATTAGTTCGTATTCCCGAGTATTCATTGCCCATTACTAACAGAATCGGCATGCTATGACTCATATTATGCAAATCGCCAAGATCTAAAGTTTTTGCAACATCCTTTTTTGAATGGCCGTGTGAACTCGAAACTACTGTCCAACCCTCAGCCTGTGATAGCTCGAAAAATTTTAGAGGTTTGTCTACGTAAAACATAGGCAAGTAATCCACTGCGCCACTACTAGTTTTCGCCACAACTGGTCCAATAGCTGCACAATTTTTACGACTCAAAGCTACAAAATCAGCACCAAGGAAAAATGCACTTCTAATAATGGCACCCATATTATGGGGATCTGTCACCTCATCTAAATATATACCAACTGGGTACTTCTTCCTTTCGTTATTGTGAAATTTCTCTGATTTTGACCATTGTGTGATTCCGTCAGTCTGCAATACATTGAAAGAGGCAGTATCTATGTTAACATTTTGCAGTGAATTGATTTCTGGTATCGAAAGTGGTTTGCACTCGAGTACCATATTATTGTGTACTGCTGATTTGGTAATTAAATTTAATTGATGCTTATCAGCAGTATCAATTTT encodes:
- the MRM1 gene encoding Mrm1p (CAGL0I10989g~Ortholog(s) have rRNA (guanine-N1-)-methyltransferase activity, role in rRNA modification and endoplasmic reticulum, mitochondrion localization), whose product is MNIAKRWMSIRPAVKDGSPLKRRSVDRNIPVYKTSKAWERDGLDKDTWFRKKYAHVHADQKKRQKAGSLGKREAHEQRLDGICHSYRDNKNAHRQKFKNLYTNVTKFAINPLSEYLYGVNPILAALESDRRGYFTRLLHHDTNDKDSNKLTILRLCKEKGIKIDTADKHQLNLITKSAVHNNMVLECKPLSIPEINSLQNVNIDTASFNVLQTDGITQWSKSEKFHNNERKKYPVGIYLDEVTDPHNMGAIIRSAFFLGADFVALSRKNCAAIGPVVAKTSSGAVDYLPMFYVDKPLKFFELSQAEGWTVVSSSHGHSKKDVAKTLDLGDLHNMSHSMPILLVMGNEYSGIRTNLKQRSDFLVAIPQMTNNSTVDSLNVSVATGILLSKLV